Proteins encoded in a region of the Marinomonas maritima genome:
- a CDS encoding ketopantoate reductase family protein: protein MKNTPWLVIGAGAIGLFWACKLEKLGNKVHLVYRSENPGKKITLESLTNEDGQQQITATKHKIKSFAADELSEQYDNVLLCTKSFDLKDAFLKVAKHITDDANIACLCNGIGAQEELQNVLSDNQTLWAGITSEGVLKIEANHIKHTGLGDTYFGEWQPSTPAKTFPIDSLTVTNIRQRMIEKLAVNAVINPITAIFNIHNGDILNDEFKPLVSATLSELANIFAHPKFSYAEQSQHLTPENLKNRVNTIAQLTRLNRSSMHEDIRLQRQTENSFISGFLLSNSPIDLPIQQLLFNGVAFPEQREETQKKLLSIT from the coding sequence ATGAAGAACACGCCTTGGTTAGTCATCGGCGCTGGCGCTATCGGCCTATTTTGGGCCTGTAAGCTAGAAAAACTCGGCAATAAAGTCCATCTAGTGTATCGGTCAGAGAATCCTGGTAAAAAAATAACGCTGGAATCACTAACCAATGAAGACGGCCAGCAACAAATCACAGCAACAAAACACAAAATTAAAAGCTTTGCCGCCGATGAGTTAAGTGAGCAATACGACAATGTATTACTCTGCACAAAATCATTTGACTTAAAAGATGCGTTTCTAAAAGTCGCTAAACACATTACAGACGATGCGAACATTGCCTGCCTGTGTAACGGCATAGGCGCTCAAGAAGAACTACAGAACGTTTTATCGGATAACCAAACGCTATGGGCAGGAATAACCAGTGAAGGGGTTTTAAAAATAGAAGCCAATCACATTAAACATACCGGTTTAGGTGATACTTACTTTGGCGAATGGCAACCATCAACACCAGCCAAAACATTTCCAATTGACAGCTTAACTGTCACTAATATTCGTCAAAGGATGATTGAAAAACTGGCAGTCAATGCGGTCATTAACCCTATTACCGCGATCTTCAATATACACAACGGCGACATTCTAAACGATGAATTCAAACCCTTAGTCAGCGCAACATTATCTGAATTAGCAAATATATTTGCTCATCCAAAATTCAGCTACGCCGAACAAAGCCAACATCTAACCCCTGAAAACCTTAAAAACAGGGTAAATACCATCGCTCAGCTGACACGCTTAAATCGATCCTCGATGCACGAAGACATCAGATTACAACGACAAACTGAAAACAGTTTCATTTCTGGCTTTCTTCTAAGCAACAGCCCGATAGACCTACCTATTCAACAACTGCTGTTTAATGGCGTCGCTTTTCCAGAGCAGCGTGAAGAAACACAAAAAAAACTGCTAAGCATTACTTAG
- a CDS encoding DUF1415 domain-containing protein, whose translation MLLSDELVTTQTMKWVKDFIVALNVCPFAKREVERESIRCMVLRSKKIDVALEELMSEVQWLDEHPETETTLLIFPTLFQDFHRYLDFVEAAENLMFDQGCEGVYQLATFHPNYCFSGTEPDDVSNYTNRSPYPMLHLLREGSMDKAIEFYGDTSQIPNQNIEKMEVLGKSKLDDMFAVCMAVDKD comes from the coding sequence ATGCTGCTATCGGATGAGTTAGTTACCACTCAAACAATGAAGTGGGTAAAAGATTTTATTGTGGCGTTAAATGTTTGTCCGTTTGCTAAGCGCGAAGTGGAGAGAGAAAGTATTCGCTGCATGGTTTTGCGATCTAAGAAAATAGATGTGGCATTGGAAGAGCTAATGTCGGAAGTTCAGTGGTTGGATGAACATCCTGAAACAGAGACGACACTGCTTATTTTTCCAACGTTGTTTCAAGACTTTCATCGTTATTTAGACTTTGTTGAAGCGGCTGAAAACTTAATGTTCGATCAAGGTTGCGAAGGTGTTTATCAGTTGGCGACTTTTCATCCTAATTATTGCTTTTCAGGAACAGAGCCAGACGATGTTTCGAATTACACCAATCGTTCACCATACCCTATGCTGCACTTATTAAGAGAGGGCAGTATGGATAAAGCGATTGAGTTTTATGGTGATACGTCCCAGATTCCGAATCAAAATATTGAAAAAATGGAAGTACTTGGGAAGTCCAAGTTAGACGATATGTTTGCTGTTTGTATGGCAGTCGATAAAGACTAA
- a CDS encoding OmpA family protein → MKTLLKPILLTVMLTTLLSACATKQELTKSEAEDKYQSVTILAQSINNSDQEMLALLSQHSFKLAVDASKESNELAIKDDYKAVEAAVRGEGYLNQAKKNAKNAENIFSNVLYARTQAIENGALTKSPKKLSELEVEFMKMTLDLEQGDIASAKLHRATMIQNYQSLELISLKKATVDEAKEYLAKARAADADTYAEKTFKMAEDQLALTLSMLNADKTSKEKAEWHAAQAIWLAEKSISITSTIKAFRANNFSSEDIVLWHQKQLSKAVKPLNMELPLNLSAKNLTETIARTISQVLQDSNELAQQRDEMLTAKQADFNALQSKYKGNNQQREKLELEKNKKLTFIQDLFNADEANVYREKDNILIRAQGFYFASGQSEIDSRNFSLLQKIGSAIAEYPNAKILVTGHTDANGYHVTNLKLSKLRADKVMKFLNEVGGVPLERITSEGFGEEKPVANNETIDGRNKNRRVEILIIN, encoded by the coding sequence ATGAAGACTTTACTAAAACCAATATTACTAACAGTAATGTTAACTACGCTACTTAGTGCTTGTGCCACAAAGCAAGAGCTTACCAAATCAGAGGCTGAAGATAAGTACCAATCAGTCACGATACTAGCTCAATCTATAAATAACTCCGACCAAGAAATGTTAGCTTTATTATCACAGCATAGTTTTAAACTTGCTGTTGATGCCTCAAAGGAATCTAACGAATTAGCAATTAAAGATGACTATAAAGCAGTCGAAGCCGCTGTACGTGGTGAAGGCTACCTTAACCAAGCAAAAAAGAATGCTAAAAATGCTGAAAATATATTTTCCAATGTTTTATATGCTAGAACGCAAGCCATTGAAAATGGAGCTCTGACAAAATCACCTAAAAAATTGTCAGAGCTTGAAGTTGAATTCATGAAAATGACGCTTGATTTAGAACAAGGAGATATAGCAAGTGCCAAATTACATCGAGCTACAATGATACAGAACTATCAGAGCTTAGAACTAATTTCTTTAAAAAAGGCCACCGTAGATGAGGCTAAAGAGTACCTTGCTAAAGCACGTGCTGCTGATGCTGATACATACGCCGAAAAAACCTTTAAGATGGCTGAGGATCAACTCGCTTTAACCTTGTCGATGCTAAATGCCGATAAAACGAGTAAAGAAAAAGCAGAATGGCATGCAGCTCAAGCAATTTGGTTAGCAGAAAAAAGTATCTCGATAACGAGTACTATTAAAGCATTTAGAGCGAATAATTTCAGTTCAGAAGACATTGTTTTATGGCACCAAAAGCAGTTATCTAAAGCTGTTAAGCCATTAAATATGGAGTTACCTTTGAACTTATCAGCCAAAAATCTAACGGAAACAATTGCACGTACAATTAGTCAAGTACTACAAGACAGTAATGAATTAGCTCAACAACGAGATGAAATGCTAACGGCAAAGCAAGCAGATTTTAATGCATTACAATCAAAATATAAAGGCAACAATCAACAACGGGAAAAACTTGAGTTAGAAAAGAATAAAAAACTCACATTCATCCAAGATTTATTTAATGCAGATGAAGCCAATGTTTACCGAGAAAAAGATAATATTTTAATTCGCGCACAAGGGTTTTATTTTGCATCAGGACAAAGTGAAATAGATTCTCGTAACTTTTCACTTTTACAAAAAATAGGCTCAGCCATTGCAGAGTACCCTAATGCCAAAATATTAGTTACAGGGCACACTGATGCTAATGGTTATCACGTAACAAATTTGAAATTATCTAAACTGCGTGCAGATAAAGTAATGAAGTTTCTTAATGAGGTTGGCGGAGTCCCACTTGAGCGCATTACTTCTGAAGGCTTTGGGGAGGAAAAGCCTGTTGCTAATAATGAAACAATAGACGGTCGAAATAAAAATAGAAGAGTTGAAATACTGATTATTAATTAA
- a CDS encoding response regulator has translation MISKEDILKAHILIVDDIQADVILLKDILHEAGYKNINTTITPSTVSDLHHANGYDLILLDMQMSDMNGFEVMAELKSNLCDDYLPIFAITTQPEDKLRATAAGAKDIITRPFDISEINPRIQNQLEVRLLYKKLENYNQVLELTVQQRTAELSASEARYRCLIELASDWYWEQDEHGSFTIVSGPVREMLGIQTDPGDDSRPEVEQPTWNESEREELRDKIDSRQPFLDFVFSCVNPDGREQKFQVSGEPMFNQSARFIGYRGIGVELIVSNNMSEQGK, from the coding sequence ATGATTAGTAAAGAAGATATTCTAAAAGCGCATATTCTCATCGTCGATGACATTCAAGCTGATGTTATTCTCTTAAAGGATATTCTCCACGAAGCTGGCTATAAGAACATTAATACAACGATAACACCTTCCACAGTAAGTGATTTGCATCACGCAAACGGCTATGACCTTATTTTATTAGATATGCAAATGTCAGATATGAACGGGTTTGAGGTGATGGCTGAGCTAAAGTCGAATTTATGTGATGATTATTTACCTATATTTGCTATTACCACTCAACCCGAAGACAAGTTGCGGGCAACGGCTGCCGGTGCAAAAGACATCATAACTAGACCGTTTGACATTTCTGAGATAAATCCGAGAATTCAAAATCAATTAGAAGTACGATTATTGTATAAAAAACTTGAAAATTACAATCAAGTATTAGAGTTAACAGTTCAGCAGCGTACTGCTGAACTGAGTGCTAGTGAAGCCCGCTACCGTTGCTTGATTGAATTAGCTTCTGATTGGTATTGGGAGCAAGATGAACATGGTTCTTTTACTATCGTTTCAGGGCCTGTCAGAGAAATGCTTGGTATTCAAACTGACCCTGGTGATGATAGCCGCCCTGAAGTTGAACAGCCAACGTGGAATGAATCAGAGAGAGAGGAATTACGTGACAAAATTGACAGCCGTCAACCCTTCCTAGATTTTGTTTTTAGTTGTGTTAATCCGGACGGAAGAGAGCAAAAATTTCAGGTGAGTGGTGAGCCTATGTTTAATCAATCAGCACGTTTTATTGGATACAGAGGTATTGGCGTTGAGCTTATCGTTAGTAATAATATGTCTGAACAAGGTAAGTAA
- a CDS encoding MGMT family protein: protein MTNQAMDHFKSQVLVILNEVPSGECIAYGELAKQAGFPGYARQVGRLMKNLPKDTKLPWHRVVNSQRRISFAENTDAYIRQRARLEQEGWIIIGTRLSINEHP from the coding sequence GTGACTAATCAAGCGATGGACCATTTTAAATCTCAAGTACTCGTTATTTTAAACGAGGTCCCGTCAGGAGAATGCATTGCTTATGGAGAGCTGGCAAAGCAAGCAGGCTTTCCAGGCTATGCACGACAAGTCGGTCGTTTAATGAAAAATCTTCCCAAAGACACTAAATTACCTTGGCACAGAGTAGTCAACTCGCAACGAAGAATCAGTTTCGCGGAAAATACAGACGCCTACATCAGACAAAGGGCAAGACTTGAACAAGAGGGGTGGATTATCATTGGTACAAGGCTGTCCATAAATGAACATCCATAA
- the groL gene encoding chaperonin GroEL (60 kDa chaperone family; promotes refolding of misfolded polypeptides especially under stressful conditions; forms two stacked rings of heptamers to form a barrel-shaped 14mer; ends can be capped by GroES; misfolded proteins enter the barrel where they are refolded when GroES binds): MSAKEVKFGDSARQQMLRGVNVLADAVKVTLGPKGRNVIIEKSFGAPLVTKDGVTVAKEIELENKFENMGAQMVKEVASQANDVAGDGTTTATVLAQAIVTEGLKAVAAGRNPMDLKRGIDKAAAAVVKEIAALSTPCKDTRAVEQVGTISANSDSSVGKIIAEAMERVGKEGVITVEEGSGFEDELAVVEGMQFDRGYLSPYFINNQETMSAELENPFILLVDKKISNIRDLLPILEGVAKASRPLLIIAEDVEGEALATLVVNSMRGIVKVAAAKAPGFGDRRKAMLEDIAVISGATVISEEVGLSLDTATLELLGTAKRVTLTKESTTIVDGAGVAANITGRVDQIRAEIANSSSDYDKEKLQERVAKLAGGVAVIKIGAATELAMKEKKTRVDDALHATRAAVEEGVVAGGGVALVRALTKVVDLKGDNEDQNVGIALALRAMEAPMRQIVTNAGAEASVVVDKVKQGKGNYGYNAATGEYGDMLEMGILDPAKVTRSALQAAASVAGLMITTEAMIADIPKEDAGMPDMGGMGGMGGMGGMM, encoded by the coding sequence ATGTCAGCTAAAGAAGTTAAATTCGGAGACAGTGCACGCCAGCAAATGCTGAGAGGTGTGAACGTTCTTGCAGATGCAGTTAAAGTTACTTTGGGACCTAAAGGTCGTAACGTAATTATTGAAAAATCTTTCGGTGCGCCACTTGTTACTAAAGACGGTGTGACTGTTGCGAAAGAAATTGAACTTGAGAATAAGTTCGAAAACATGGGCGCACAAATGGTGAAAGAAGTTGCTTCTCAAGCCAATGATGTTGCTGGTGACGGAACAACAACAGCAACAGTTCTTGCTCAAGCAATTGTTACTGAAGGTCTTAAAGCGGTTGCAGCTGGACGTAACCCAATGGACCTTAAGCGCGGTATCGACAAAGCGGCTGCAGCAGTAGTAAAAGAAATTGCTGCGCTTTCTACGCCTTGTAAAGATACTCGTGCCGTAGAGCAAGTTGGTACTATCTCTGCTAACTCTGATTCTTCTGTTGGTAAAATCATTGCGGAAGCAATGGAACGCGTCGGAAAAGAAGGCGTTATCACGGTAGAAGAAGGTTCTGGCTTTGAAGATGAACTTGCTGTGGTAGAGGGTATGCAGTTTGATCGCGGCTACCTATCTCCTTACTTCATCAACAACCAAGAAACAATGAGTGCGGAACTAGAAAATCCATTCATTCTTCTTGTTGATAAGAAAATTTCAAATATCCGTGACTTGCTACCAATTTTGGAAGGTGTCGCTAAAGCGTCTCGTCCTTTATTGATCATTGCAGAAGACGTTGAAGGCGAAGCGTTAGCAACCTTAGTTGTTAACAGTATGCGCGGTATTGTTAAAGTAGCCGCTGCTAAAGCGCCTGGCTTTGGTGACCGTCGTAAAGCAATGCTTGAAGATATTGCCGTTATTTCTGGTGCTACCGTTATTTCTGAAGAAGTAGGTTTGAGCCTTGATACAGCGACTCTAGAGCTACTTGGTACGGCTAAACGCGTTACGCTAACGAAAGAAAGCACAACAATTGTTGATGGTGCTGGTGTTGCAGCAAACATCACTGGTCGTGTTGATCAAATTCGTGCTGAAATTGCTAACTCTTCTTCTGATTACGATAAAGAGAAGCTTCAAGAGCGTGTCGCTAAATTAGCTGGCGGTGTTGCCGTTATCAAAATTGGTGCAGCAACTGAATTGGCAATGAAAGAGAAAAAGACACGTGTAGACGACGCTCTTCATGCAACTCGCGCAGCGGTTGAAGAAGGTGTGGTTGCTGGTGGTGGTGTTGCACTGGTTCGTGCGCTGACTAAAGTTGTTGACCTTAAAGGTGATAACGAAGATCAAAATGTCGGTATCGCTCTAGCTCTACGTGCGATGGAAGCGCCAATGCGTCAAATCGTAACAAATGCTGGTGCAGAAGCTTCTGTAGTAGTTGATAAAGTAAAACAGGGCAAAGGTAACTACGGTTACAATGCGGCAACGGGTGAATACGGCGATATGTTGGAAATGGGTATTCTAGATCCAGCTAAAGTAACGCGTTCTGCACTTCAAGCGGCTGCTTCTGTTGCTGGTCTGATGATCACAACTGAAGCTATGATCGCTGATATACCAAAAGAAGATGCTGGCATGCCTGATATGGGTGGCATGGGCGGAATGGGTGGCATGGGCGGCATGATGTAA
- a CDS encoding YajQ family cyclic di-GMP-binding protein, with translation MPSFDVVSELDWHEVSNAVDQANREIVTRYDFKGVKASYEIKDKTSVVMEAEAEPQLRQMSDILNQKLVGRNIDLKSLEKEDVVKGNMRASQAVRMKEGLETDEAKKIVKLIKESKIKVQAQIQGDQLRVTGKKRDELQQVMALLRSADLAQPVQFTNFRD, from the coding sequence ATGCCATCATTTGACGTAGTATCTGAACTAGATTGGCACGAAGTCAGTAATGCCGTGGATCAAGCTAACCGAGAAATTGTCACTCGCTATGATTTTAAGGGTGTAAAAGCCAGTTATGAAATTAAAGATAAAACCAGTGTTGTGATGGAGGCTGAGGCGGAACCTCAACTTCGTCAGATGTCTGATATTCTAAATCAAAAATTGGTTGGCCGTAATATCGATTTAAAAAGTTTAGAAAAAGAAGATGTCGTAAAAGGCAATATGCGTGCATCGCAAGCCGTTAGAATGAAAGAAGGCCTTGAAACGGACGAAGCAAAAAAAATCGTAAAATTGATTAAAGAAAGTAAGATCAAAGTGCAGGCGCAGATTCAAGGCGATCAACTTCGTGTTACTGGTAAAAAACGCGATGAATTGCAGCAAGTCATGGCGTTGCTACGTAGTGCTGATTTAGCACAGCCGGTTCAATTTACTAACTTTAGAGATTAA
- a CDS encoding co-chaperone GroES produces the protein MNIRPLHDRVVVRRKEEETTTASGIVLPGSATEKPTQGKVLAVGTGRIQSNGDVQALAVSVGDTVLFGQYSGQTVKINGEELLIMKEDEIYGVVEA, from the coding sequence ATGAATATTCGCCCTTTGCACGATCGTGTTGTTGTTCGCCGTAAAGAAGAAGAGACAACAACCGCATCTGGTATCGTTCTTCCTGGTTCTGCAACAGAAAAGCCTACACAAGGTAAAGTTTTGGCTGTAGGTACGGGTCGTATTCAATCTAATGGTGACGTTCAAGCGTTAGCTGTTAGTGTTGGTGACACTGTATTGTTTGGCCAATACTCAGGTCAGACAGTGAAAATCAATGGTGAAGAACTACTTATTATGAAAGAAGACGAAATTTACGGTGTTGTTGAAGCCTAA
- a CDS encoding DEAD/DEAH box helicase gives MSFAELDLDFTIERAISDLGFETPTEIQEQAIPIALDGSDLLATAPTGTGKTIAFCAPAIQHILDRDEQSTTAPKVLILAPSRELARQIFNVVQQLTQHTRIQSHLIIGGTPYGMQQQQLSEPCDILVATPGRLVELDEKRWLDLTDVSYFVIDEADRMLDMGFVSAINHIAKELPKEHQTLMFSATLEGEKMGRFASALLNSETQQIRLGESSRTVPSQIRQVAYRVDSEEHKEAVLKHLLMQERVQQAVLFVSNREHVDIWVQRIRKMGLMCDGLHGEMKQGDRSEHMKQMKRGRLQVLVATDVASRGIDLPEINTVVNLRLPRKADSYIHRAGRASREGEPGDCISLIDINDLPMIEKIQRFMQANIKFGRIEGLEPKTKARSPSAKKKKKKPAPKK, from the coding sequence ATGTCATTTGCTGAATTAGATTTGGATTTCACCATAGAACGAGCCATAAGTGACCTTGGCTTTGAGACCCCAACAGAAATCCAAGAACAAGCTATTCCGATCGCCTTAGACGGCTCTGATCTCCTTGCTACTGCACCAACAGGGACGGGGAAAACCATTGCCTTCTGTGCACCGGCCATTCAGCATATTCTGGACCGAGACGAACAATCCACAACCGCTCCTAAAGTATTAATATTGGCGCCAAGTCGAGAGCTAGCACGTCAAATTTTTAATGTAGTACAGCAACTAACACAACATACCCGCATTCAGTCTCACCTTATTATTGGTGGTACGCCTTACGGTATGCAACAACAACAATTATCAGAGCCATGCGACATTCTTGTCGCTACACCTGGACGATTAGTAGAGCTCGACGAAAAACGATGGCTAGACCTAACTGACGTCTCTTACTTCGTCATCGACGAAGCAGATCGCATGTTGGACATGGGCTTTGTTAGCGCCATTAATCATATCGCCAAAGAATTACCAAAAGAGCACCAAACCCTCATGTTTTCTGCCACCCTAGAAGGCGAAAAAATGGGGCGTTTTGCAAGCGCCTTACTGAACAGTGAAACACAACAAATCCGTTTAGGTGAGTCTTCTCGAACCGTACCCAGTCAAATTCGACAAGTTGCCTATCGAGTTGACAGCGAAGAACACAAAGAAGCCGTTTTAAAACACCTACTAATGCAAGAGCGTGTCCAACAAGCAGTCTTATTTGTTTCCAACCGCGAACACGTTGATATCTGGGTACAGCGCATCCGTAAAATGGGCTTAATGTGTGACGGTTTACACGGCGAAATGAAACAAGGTGATCGCAGCGAACATATGAAGCAGATGAAACGCGGGCGCTTGCAAGTATTGGTGGCAACCGATGTGGCATCTCGTGGAATCGACCTTCCAGAGATCAATACCGTGGTCAACCTTCGTCTCCCACGTAAAGCCGATTCCTATATCCATCGCGCTGGACGAGCCTCTCGTGAAGGGGAACCAGGTGATTGCATTTCGTTAATCGATATCAATGACCTACCGATGATCGAAAAAATTCAGCGATTCATGCAAGCTAACATTAAATTTGGCCGTATTGAAGGACTTGAACCAAAGACAAAAGCTCGTTCACCGAGCGCGAAAAAGAAAAAGAAAAAACCAGCACCAAAAAAATAA
- the ribA gene encoding GTP cyclohydrolase II, whose amino-acid sequence MSDLTIKRRVMIPMRAGDVMAEFISFNGDDSGKEHIGIFFEGKQEKTDNNVPLVRLHSECLTGDVFGSGRCDCGEQLDEAIDRINEEGGYILYLRQEGRGIGLYAKLEAYALQDQGYDTYQANEMLHLPDDGRDFGIAADMLQALGVSSVRLLTNNPDKAQQLTDNGIDVVELVPTKVHVNQHNRLYLETKAKRKFHTLKFDPI is encoded by the coding sequence ATGAGCGATTTGACAATAAAGCGTCGAGTGATGATCCCAATGAGGGCGGGCGATGTGATGGCCGAATTCATTTCTTTTAACGGAGATGATTCTGGCAAAGAACACATAGGGATATTTTTCGAAGGAAAGCAGGAAAAAACGGATAATAATGTGCCTTTAGTTCGTTTGCATTCAGAATGTCTAACGGGTGATGTCTTTGGGTCTGGTCGTTGCGATTGTGGTGAGCAGCTTGATGAAGCCATTGACCGTATTAATGAAGAAGGTGGTTATATTCTTTATTTACGACAAGAAGGGCGAGGTATTGGTTTATACGCCAAGTTAGAAGCATACGCATTGCAAGACCAAGGCTATGATACTTATCAGGCGAATGAAATGTTGCATTTACCCGACGATGGTCGAGACTTTGGCATTGCTGCCGACATGCTACAAGCGTTAGGTGTTTCAAGCGTTCGTTTATTGACCAACAACCCTGATAAAGCGCAGCAATTGACTGATAATGGCATTGATGTGGTTGAACTGGTTCCAACAAAGGTTCACGTAAATCAGCATAATCGTTTGTATCTAGAAACCAAGGCTAAGCGGAAGTTTCATACATTGAAATTTGACCCTATCTAA
- a CDS encoding Crp/Fnr family transcriptional regulator has translation MTLPNKIMDAYNPNQNHLLAALPLSQFDDLSAHLELHLMPLGQMLYEPGEKLEYAYFPITSIISLHYVMESGASAETAGVGNEGMVGIPLFMGGDSTASSAVVQTAGYAYRLTNKVLMEQFNLAGFLQRLLLRYTQALMTQMSQTAVCNRHHTVEQQLSRWLLLTLDRMPSNQLVMTHELVASMLGVRREGISKAAGELQRLRLISYRRGHITVLNRAGLETKACECYTVVKNELERLLSDTLYRQ, from the coding sequence ATGACATTACCTAATAAAATAATGGACGCTTATAATCCTAATCAAAATCATTTACTCGCGGCACTTCCTCTGAGTCAATTCGACGATTTGTCCGCTCATTTAGAGCTGCACCTAATGCCACTCGGTCAAATGCTCTATGAGCCCGGCGAAAAATTAGAATATGCCTACTTTCCGATAACATCTATTATCTCATTACATTATGTTATGGAATCAGGTGCTTCAGCTGAAACTGCCGGAGTAGGTAATGAAGGTATGGTCGGAATTCCCTTGTTTATGGGAGGTGATAGTACAGCTAGTTCAGCGGTGGTCCAAACCGCTGGATATGCATATAGGCTCACTAACAAGGTCTTAATGGAGCAATTCAACCTCGCTGGTTTCTTACAGCGTTTATTATTGCGCTATACACAAGCATTAATGACTCAAATGTCACAAACAGCAGTCTGTAATAGACACCATACTGTAGAACAGCAATTAAGCCGATGGTTATTGCTCACATTGGATCGTATGCCTTCTAATCAGTTAGTCATGACACATGAATTAGTTGCTAGTATGCTTGGTGTTCGTCGCGAAGGGATCTCAAAAGCGGCAGGGGAATTACAGCGTCTACGTCTTATTAGCTATCGTCGAGGTCATATAACGGTATTGAATAGAGCGGGTTTAGAGACTAAAGCCTGTGAGTGCTATACGGTGGTGAAAAACGAATTAGAACGTTTATTGTCTGATACGCTATACCGTCAATAA
- a CDS encoding CvfB family protein produces the protein MATQIGRLNTLRVVKEKDFGVYLDADQLGEILLPKRYVPKGLLVDQDVEVFVYLDSDDKLIATTDLPKAQVGEFAALTAVAVNQVGAFFDWGLPKDLLVPFSQQKNRVEEGETHLLFIYLDNITNRIVATTRVDALLNREEAPYKVGDKVSIIIGDKTNIGFKCVIDNRFWGVLFFEDAFRQLRKGEKTTGFIKQMREDGKIDLSLQEVGYKKVRNILDDILDYLDAQGGESPLTDKASPEAIYAVFKVSKATYKKAIGALYKEKKIQLTKEKITKL, from the coding sequence ATGGCTACTCAAATTGGACGCTTAAATACATTAAGAGTCGTAAAAGAAAAAGATTTTGGTGTGTATTTAGACGCTGATCAATTAGGTGAGATTTTGCTGCCTAAGCGATATGTACCTAAAGGCCTGTTGGTTGACCAAGATGTAGAAGTGTTTGTTTATTTAGACTCGGACGATAAATTAATTGCGACAACGGATTTACCAAAGGCTCAAGTGGGCGAATTTGCCGCTTTAACGGCGGTAGCGGTCAATCAGGTCGGTGCTTTTTTTGACTGGGGTTTACCAAAAGATTTGTTGGTGCCTTTTAGTCAGCAAAAAAATCGAGTAGAAGAGGGTGAAACGCATTTACTTTTTATCTACCTAGATAACATCACTAACCGTATTGTGGCAACAACAAGAGTGGATGCGCTGCTCAATCGTGAAGAAGCACCGTACAAAGTAGGCGATAAAGTTTCTATTATCATCGGTGATAAAACCAATATTGGTTTTAAGTGCGTTATTGATAATCGCTTTTGGGGTGTTTTGTTTTTTGAAGATGCTTTTAGGCAGCTCCGCAAAGGTGAAAAAACCACTGGTTTTATTAAGCAGATGCGTGAAGATGGCAAGATTGACTTGAGCCTTCAAGAAGTGGGTTATAAGAAAGTTCGCAATATTTTAGATGATATTTTGGATTACTTAGATGCGCAGGGTGGAGAGTCGCCATTAACGGATAAAGCGTCACCTGAAGCTATTTATGCTGTTTTTAAAGTCAGTAAAGCGACCTATAAAAAAGCGATTGGTGCACTCTACAAAGAGAAAAAAATTCAACTTACAAAAGAAAAAATCACCAAACTGTAA
- a CDS encoding FxsA family protein, producing the protein MRFALLLFILVPIIEMTVLIQVGSKIGALATVGLVFLTAIVGVTLIRKQGLETSLKAQEKMRRGELPASEVAEGLMLVFAGLCLLIPGFMTDAIGALLLVPPLRKLFAAGLVLKFISSMMARGNQWRGGQGYASRQEGEIIEGEYANEDNDLIDKK; encoded by the coding sequence ATGAGATTTGCTCTTTTACTTTTTATTCTAGTGCCCATTATTGAAATGACGGTCTTGATCCAAGTCGGTAGTAAGATTGGCGCATTGGCAACCGTTGGTTTGGTATTTCTTACCGCTATTGTAGGTGTCACGCTCATTCGTAAGCAAGGATTAGAAACATCTTTAAAAGCGCAAGAAAAAATGCGCCGTGGTGAGTTGCCTGCCTCAGAAGTTGCTGAAGGCTTAATGTTGGTTTTTGCTGGACTGTGTTTGCTTATTCCGGGGTTCATGACGGACGCTATTGGCGCATTATTACTGGTTCCGCCACTAAGGAAACTGTTCGCTGCCGGTTTGGTTCTTAAGTTCATTAGTTCAATGATGGCTCGTGGTAATCAATGGCGTGGTGGGCAAGGTTATGCATCACGACAAGAAGGAGAGATCATTGAAGGTGAATACGCCAATGAAGATAATGATTTAATAGATAAAAAATAA